One region of Gloeocapsopsis sp. IPPAS B-1203 genomic DNA includes:
- a CDS encoding GAF domain-containing protein: protein MSTLLRILIVEDSLSDAELMLYELRSCGIEPQWQRVETAGDYLICLSQTWDAIISDYGMPQFSALQALQILQQQGLDIPLIVVTGSVSEEVAVECMKQGAADYLLKDRLVRLGEAIKQAVDQKMLRDQKRQAEIALQESEERFRRLADNAQDIIYRYRFTPTPGFDYISPAVTRVTGYTPQECYNNPLLISQIVHPGDQPLWLRSLDGEMPQPLILRWIRQDGAIVWTEQSNVTIYDDGALIALEGIIRNVTARKQVEIQFQQQAECDRLLSAIATRIRQSLNLDEILSTTVAEVRQFLYADRVMIFRFEDNRNGKIVAASVDANWPLDPEIQIRGTWFQETQAECQRGCVQQINNLAQANIDPKFATLLQRLHVKARLVVPILQGDYAWGLLAVHQCSRSRQWQLSEIDLIEKLATQVAIALQQAQLFNQVQQQASREHLLNYISQSLNSSLDPEHILQEIVNLTGEGFAVDRVIIFAVNTTHIRVIKEWRTNVQVVSVLNWQVPISEYIELLNPTHYASYYRVFHVPNFAEINVDSKRKHFVQTAQLRSELRVPIFIRDQFFGGLSLQTTTTRRTFTPEEIQLLQRIANQAAIALYNAQSYERLEQLVKERTQELEQEKLLSEAADRAKTDFLANMSHELRTPLTGIIGFSNLLLKQIFGQLNEKQQQYVSLIYSSGEHLLELINDLLDLSKIEAGKEDLTLEMLSVEEVSQECLSLVQEKAQRRKLQLSLIIQPEATTCTADKRRLKQILFNLMNNAVKFTQAGSVSLKVSKTSDFITFSVIDTGIGITAEDLPNLFQPFQQLDSGLNRKYEGTGLGLALSRRLARLHGGDITVTSEIGRGSCFTLYLPVSSLIQDSV from the coding sequence ATGTCCACTTTATTGCGGATTTTGATTGTAGAGGACTCACTGAGCGACGCGGAACTCATGCTGTACGAACTTCGTTCTTGTGGCATTGAACCGCAATGGCAGCGCGTAGAAACTGCAGGAGATTATCTCATCTGCTTAAGTCAGACATGGGATGCGATCATCTCAGATTATGGAATGCCGCAATTTAGCGCGCTACAAGCTTTACAGATATTGCAGCAACAAGGATTAGATATTCCATTGATTGTTGTCACAGGCAGTGTTAGCGAAGAAGTTGCTGTCGAGTGTATGAAGCAAGGGGCAGCTGATTACTTACTCAAAGATCGTTTGGTTCGGTTAGGCGAGGCGATTAAACAAGCTGTTGACCAAAAAATGCTCCGCGATCAAAAGCGCCAAGCTGAAATTGCTTTGCAAGAAAGTGAAGAACGATTTCGCCGACTTGCTGATAATGCTCAAGATATTATTTACCGCTATCGCTTTACTCCAACTCCAGGCTTTGATTACATTAGTCCTGCCGTTACTAGAGTGACAGGTTATACGCCGCAAGAATGTTACAACAATCCGTTGTTGATTTCACAAATTGTTCATCCAGGCGATCAACCGTTATGGCTGCGATCGCTTGATGGAGAAATGCCTCAACCACTCATTCTGCGCTGGATTCGCCAAGATGGAGCCATCGTTTGGACAGAACAAAGCAATGTGACAATCTACGATGATGGAGCGTTAATTGCGCTTGAGGGAATTATCCGCAATGTGACTGCACGCAAGCAAGTTGAAATTCAATTTCAGCAACAAGCCGAATGCGATCGCCTACTCAGTGCTATTGCGACTCGAATTCGCCAATCACTCAACTTAGATGAAATTCTCAGCACAACTGTTGCAGAAGTTCGGCAATTTCTGTACGCAGATCGCGTCATGATCTTTCGTTTCGAGGATAATCGTAATGGCAAAATTGTCGCAGCGTCTGTAGATGCTAATTGGCCTTTAGATCCTGAGATTCAAATTCGCGGCACTTGGTTTCAAGAAACTCAGGCAGAATGTCAGCGTGGCTGTGTTCAACAAATTAATAATCTTGCTCAAGCAAACATTGATCCTAAATTTGCCACATTACTGCAACGATTGCACGTCAAAGCTCGCTTGGTTGTCCCTATTTTACAAGGTGACTATGCCTGGGGATTATTAGCAGTACATCAATGTTCGCGATCGCGACAATGGCAACTGAGTGAAATTGATTTGATTGAGAAGTTAGCAACACAAGTAGCGATCGCTCTTCAACAAGCACAACTTTTTAACCAAGTACAACAACAAGCATCGCGCGAACACCTCCTCAATTATATTAGTCAATCACTTAATTCTAGCCTCGACCCTGAGCATATTTTACAAGAAATTGTTAACCTAACAGGTGAAGGTTTTGCTGTCGATCGCGTTATTATTTTTGCAGTTAATACAACTCACATTCGTGTTATCAAAGAGTGGCGGACAAATGTACAAGTTGTTTCTGTTTTAAATTGGCAAGTACCAATATCTGAGTATATTGAATTACTGAATCCAACTCATTATGCTTCTTACTATCGAGTTTTTCATGTCCCTAATTTTGCAGAAATTAATGTTGATTCTAAACGAAAACACTTTGTTCAAACAGCACAACTTCGTTCTGAGTTGCGAGTGCCAATTTTTATTCGGGATCAGTTTTTTGGCGGATTATCGCTGCAAACAACTACAACTCGCCGGACATTTACCCCAGAGGAAATTCAACTTCTACAACGTATTGCAAATCAAGCAGCGATCGCACTTTACAATGCCCAAAGTTACGAACGCCTAGAACAATTAGTTAAAGAACGCACGCAAGAGTTAGAGCAGGAGAAACTCCTCTCAGAAGCTGCTGATCGCGCAAAAACTGACTTTCTTGCTAACATGAGCCATGAACTGCGTACTCCCCTAACAGGAATTATCGGTTTTTCTAACCTCCTACTCAAACAAATTTTTGGACAACTGAATGAAAAACAGCAACAATATGTCTCATTAATTTATTCTTCTGGAGAACATTTATTAGAGTTAATTAACGATCTTTTAGATTTATCAAAAATTGAAGCAGGAAAAGAAGATCTCACACTTGAAATGCTATCTGTTGAAGAAGTTTCTCAAGAGTGTTTGTCTCTCGTTCAGGAAAAAGCCCAAAGAAGGAAATTGCAATTATCATTAATTATTCAACCAGAAGCGACAACTTGCACAGCAGACAAACGTCGCCTCAAACAAATTCTTTTCAATCTTATGAATAACGCAGTCAAGTTTACTCAAGCAGGAAGTGTGTCACTTAAAGTCAGTAAAACTTCAGATTTTATTACGTTCTCTGTTATTGATACCGGAATAGGGATTACAGCCGAAGATTTACCAAATTTATTTCAACCTTTTCAGCAACTTGATAGTGGCTTAAATCGTAAATACGAAGGTACTGGCTTAGGCTTGGCGCTTTCACGCAGATTAGCACGACTACATGGTGGAGATATTACAGTCACTTCAGAAATAGGACGTGGTAGCTGCTTTACACTATATCTGCCTGTTAGTAGTCTTATTCAGGACTCTGTATAG
- the uvrA gene encoding excinuclease ABC subunit UvrA, with protein MSHPAETLDTLDANGHRLLGVNRASQNTIRIRGARQHNLKNLDLELPRDRLIVFTGVSGSGKSSLAFDTIFAEGQRRYVESLSAYARQFLGQLDKPDVEAIEGLSPAISIDQKSTSHNPRSTVGTVTEIYDYLRLLFGRAGKPHCPICDRSIAPQTIDEMCDRIMELPDRTRFQILAPVVRGKKGTHRKLLSSLASEGFARVRINGEVRELSDSIELDKNQTHNIEVVIDRLVKKTGIAERLTDSLTTCLRRSEGIAVIEILDRSEADTNVIMHPTATQIKAAEESTAYVTSPLEKEIVFSENFACPEHGAVMEELSPRLFSFNSPYGACPHCHGLGSLRTFSPELVVPDPAQPVYAAIAPWSEKDNSYYLSLLYSVGQAFNFELKTLWKNLTPEQQHVILHGAEQPIWNHDRNDYRRYTGAIPILQRQYNDASELIKQKLEQYLVYQPCEVCQGQRLKPEAIAVRLGQYRILDLTGVSIRDCQQRIHNLELSDRQMQIADLVLREVKARLQFLLDVGLDYLTLDRPAMTLSGGEAQRIRLATQIGSGLTGVLYVLDEPSIGLHQRDNGRLLRTLTRLRDLGNTLIVVEHDEETIRAADHVVDIGPGAGIHGGSIIAQGDLQALLAAPDSLTGAYLSGRQAIATPAQRREGNGRSLVMKNAYRNNLRNIDVEIPLGKLVCVTGVSGSGKSTLINELLYPALQHHLTRKVPFPQHIETVEGLDAVDKAIVIDQSPIGRTPRSNPATYTGVFDAIRDVFSQTIEAKARGYKPGQFSFNVKGGRCEACGGQGVNVIEMNFLPDVYVQCEVCKGARYNRETLQVKYKEKSIADVLDMTVEESLEVFQNIPKAFTRLQTLVDVGLGYIKLGQPATTLSGGEAQRVKLATELSRRATGKTLYLIDEPTTGLSFYDVHKLLDVLQRLVDKGNSILVIEHNLDVIRCSDWIIDLGPEGGDKGGELVAVGTPEAVAENSRSHTGQYIKQVLQQHPPK; from the coding sequence ATGTCTCACCCTGCTGAAACCTTAGACACGCTGGATGCAAATGGGCATCGTCTCCTTGGTGTTAACCGCGCTAGTCAGAATACGATCCGTATCCGTGGGGCTAGACAGCATAATCTCAAAAATCTTGATTTAGAGTTACCCCGCGATCGCTTGATCGTGTTCACTGGTGTATCCGGTTCCGGTAAATCTTCTTTGGCGTTTGATACAATTTTTGCTGAAGGACAGCGGCGTTATGTAGAATCTCTCAGTGCTTACGCACGCCAATTTTTAGGACAACTTGATAAGCCTGATGTTGAAGCGATCGAAGGCTTAAGTCCAGCGATTTCTATCGATCAAAAATCAACTTCCCACAATCCGCGTTCTACAGTTGGTACTGTAACAGAAATTTACGATTACTTGCGGTTATTGTTCGGACGTGCTGGTAAACCGCATTGTCCAATTTGCGATCGCTCAATTGCACCGCAGACAATTGATGAGATGTGCGATCGCATTATGGAATTACCCGATCGCACCCGCTTTCAGATTCTCGCCCCTGTAGTGCGTGGAAAAAAAGGGACACATCGTAAACTATTATCTAGCCTTGCTTCCGAAGGTTTTGCCCGCGTGCGGATTAATGGGGAAGTCCGCGAACTCAGTGACTCGATTGAACTCGATAAAAATCAAACGCACAATATTGAAGTTGTTATTGACCGATTAGTTAAAAAAACAGGGATTGCAGAACGTCTGACTGATTCGCTGACAACTTGTTTGAGACGTTCTGAGGGAATTGCCGTTATTGAGATTCTCGATCGCTCCGAGGCAGATACTAATGTCATTATGCATCCTACTGCAACGCAGATAAAAGCCGCAGAGGAATCTACAGCGTATGTGACATCACCTCTAGAAAAAGAAATTGTCTTTTCCGAAAACTTTGCCTGTCCTGAACATGGCGCAGTGATGGAAGAACTCTCACCACGGTTATTTTCTTTTAATTCGCCTTACGGTGCGTGTCCCCATTGTCATGGATTAGGTAGCTTACGGACATTCTCACCAGAATTAGTCGTTCCCGATCCCGCACAACCTGTATATGCCGCGATCGCACCTTGGTCAGAAAAAGACAATTCTTACTATCTTTCTTTACTTTATAGTGTCGGGCAAGCTTTTAATTTTGAACTGAAAACTCTGTGGAAAAACTTAACCCCTGAACAACAACACGTTATTTTACACGGCGCAGAACAACCGATCTGGAATCACGATCGCAATGACTATCGCCGTTACACAGGTGCTATCCCAATTTTACAGCGGCAATATAATGATGCTTCAGAACTGATTAAACAAAAACTTGAACAGTATTTAGTTTACCAACCGTGTGAAGTCTGTCAAGGACAGCGTTTGAAGCCAGAAGCGATCGCAGTTCGTTTAGGACAATACCGCATTCTCGACCTTACCGGAGTTTCGATTCGCGATTGTCAGCAGCGCATTCATAATTTAGAATTGAGCGATCGCCAAATGCAAATTGCTGATTTGGTATTGCGTGAAGTTAAAGCCCGCTTGCAGTTTCTTTTGGATGTAGGGTTAGATTACCTGACATTAGATCGTCCAGCGATGACACTTTCAGGAGGAGAGGCGCAACGCATTCGCTTAGCGACTCAGATCGGTTCAGGACTTACAGGCGTACTCTATGTTTTAGATGAACCGAGTATTGGCTTGCATCAACGTGACAACGGGCGCTTGCTACGAACTTTAACTCGATTGCGCGATTTGGGTAATACCTTAATTGTTGTCGAACACGATGAAGAAACAATCCGTGCGGCGGATCATGTTGTTGATATTGGTCCTGGTGCGGGAATTCATGGTGGTAGTATTATTGCCCAAGGGGACTTGCAAGCATTACTCGCAGCCCCAGATTCACTAACAGGTGCATATTTATCAGGACGACAGGCGATCGCAACACCCGCACAACGACGCGAAGGTAACGGGCGATCGCTGGTGATGAAAAACGCCTACCGCAATAACTTAAGAAATATCGATGTTGAGATTCCCCTTGGTAAACTTGTCTGCGTAACTGGGGTTTCTGGTTCCGGTAAATCGACACTGATTAACGAACTGCTTTATCCTGCTTTACAGCATCACTTAACACGTAAAGTTCCATTTCCACAACATATAGAGACGGTGGAGGGATTGGACGCAGTTGATAAGGCGATCGTTATCGATCAATCTCCCATTGGACGGACACCGCGTTCTAACCCTGCTACTTATACAGGTGTTTTTGATGCGATTCGCGACGTTTTTAGTCAAACAATTGAAGCAAAAGCACGCGGTTATAAGCCAGGACAATTTTCATTTAACGTCAAAGGCGGACGCTGTGAGGCTTGTGGCGGACAAGGTGTCAATGTCATTGAAATGAACTTTCTTCCTGATGTTTATGTGCAATGTGAAGTATGTAAAGGTGCGCGATATAACCGCGAAACATTGCAAGTTAAATATAAAGAAAAATCGATTGCTGATGTTCTTGATATGACAGTGGAGGAAAGCTTAGAAGTTTTCCAAAATATTCCTAAAGCTTTTACACGATTGCAAACATTAGTCGATGTTGGTTTGGGATATATCAAACTTGGGCAACCTGCAACAACCTTATCTGGTGGTGAAGCACAACGAGTGAAATTAGCAACTGAGTTGTCGCGCCGCGCCACAGGAAAAACTTTGTATTTAATTGATGAACCGACAACAGGTTTATCGTTTTATGACGTGCATAAATTATTAGATGTTTTGCAACGTTTGGTTGACAAAGGCAATTCAATTTTAGTAATTGAACACAATTTAGATGTGATTCGTTGCAGCGATTGGATTATTGATTTGGGTCCAGAAGGTGGTGATAAAGGAGGGGAGTTGGTTGCTGTAGGTACGCCGGAGGCGGTAGCAGAAAATTCACGATCTCATACGGGGCAATATATTAAGCAGGTTTTGCAGCAGCATCCACCAAAGTGA
- a CDS encoding chlorophyll a/b-binding protein, which produces MDSNTNLPAVAKEYNGKDRNAFLFGWNPQAELWNGRLAMIGFLAYLLWDLAGYSVLRDVLHLISY; this is translated from the coding sequence ATGGACAGCAACACAAATCTACCTGCAGTCGCTAAAGAGTATAACGGTAAAGATCGTAATGCTTTTCTTTTTGGATGGAATCCCCAAGCTGAACTCTGGAACGGACGCCTAGCAATGATTGGTTTCCTTGCTTATTTACTTTGGGATTTAGCAGGCTACAGCGTTCTACGAGATGTACTTCATTTAATCAGCTACTAA
- a CDS encoding ATP-binding protein, whose translation MTAKSEDYLEMGKTQTQRQEFLIQEILNTFSAEVASLETFTPDMSQLPRVVTMFSSLLVENKIRLEVASKIDNNQDWIIGEKSLLERVLSNLSENAWRHSLSNTNVTVTIQLEKESMLFVFDDEGSGVSPEVATSLFQKFT comes from the coding sequence TTGACAGCTAAATCTGAAGACTATTTAGAAATGGGTAAAACCCAGACTCAAAGACAAGAATTCTTAATTCAAGAGATTCTAAATACATTTTCTGCTGAAGTTGCGTCACTTGAGACTTTTACTCCAGATATGTCTCAGTTGCCAAGAGTGGTCACTATGTTCTCATCACTTCTTGTTGAGAACAAAATCCGTTTAGAAGTTGCTAGCAAAATTGACAATAACCAAGATTGGATCATTGGAGAAAAGTCTCTTTTGGAAAGAGTACTGTCTAATTTGAGCGAGAATGCTTGGAGGCACAGTCTATCAAATACTAATGTCACTGTGACTATCCAACTTGAGAAAGAATCTATGTTGTTTGTATTTGATGATGAGGGTTCTGGTGTATCCCCTGAGGTTGCTACAAGTTTATTTCAAAAATTTACTTAA
- a CDS encoding MHYT domain-containing protein: MSDTTDVLLSHHDLGLVFLSIAIAIVASYTALSLSGRVTVATGQIRKLWLSGGAIAMGVGIWAMHFIAMLAYNLPIAITYDLPLVLLSMAVAVIASGVALFVVSREFGLLQLIAGGGVMGLSIAAMHYTGMTAMRLEATPEYDPKLVALSLAIAIGASLVALQLAFRLQKAITAQGRWQVGGAIVMGFAIAGMHYTAMAAVSFKYNQQLTIENTAQVIDNTLLGIAIAIATLVVLMLALVSSTFDQRLSAETARAEALRQSEERFRSLVQNASDIIAVIAADGTVNYTSASIKRILGYEPDAWYHTFDFVLQEDQAIAEDLLKKAKNYPNVNISAEFRLRTAHEQVRDFEVIVNNLLHDPAVAGIVTTYRDITERIQAAKFQLQQTERELLVAEITRRIRQSLNLATILNTTVAEVRQFLQVERVFIYRFEADWSGIVVVESVAPEWAAIAGKNIKDTFFSHPANRELYRQGRIQVVEDIYTAGLNPCHADLLAQLQVRANLVVSILKEEQLWGLLVANHCSEPRQWQPLEINLLQQLATQVAIAIQQSELYQQAQTELAERKRAEAEIIHLNADLQNRAAELETANKELEAFSYSVSHDLRAPLRAINGFSRILLKDCTPQLTADAQRYLQLVQANAQQMGCLIDDLLTFSRLSRAPLKKQRIEPSAIVHQVLKDLAEQQNRQVKMTIEQLPVCEADPALLKQVWVNLLSNAFKYTHKNDVAHITVGCLQESDASSIPSGQHVYFVKDNGVGFDMQYAHKLFGVFQRLHRAEEYEGTGVGLAIVQRIIHRHGGRVWAAAEVDRGATFYFTL, encoded by the coding sequence ATGTCCGATACAACAGATGTATTGTTGTCCCATCATGATTTAGGGCTTGTATTCCTGTCGATTGCGATCGCCATTGTTGCTTCCTACACAGCACTGAGTTTATCTGGGCGCGTTACTGTTGCCACTGGGCAAATTCGGAAACTCTGGTTAAGTGGGGGAGCGATCGCCATGGGAGTAGGCATCTGGGCGATGCACTTCATCGCGATGCTTGCGTATAATCTTCCAATTGCTATTACGTATGACCTGCCGCTTGTGTTGCTCTCGATGGCAGTTGCTGTCATTGCCTCTGGTGTTGCTTTATTTGTTGTTAGTCGTGAGTTTGGCTTACTTCAGCTGATTGCTGGTGGTGGCGTTATGGGATTGAGTATTGCCGCAATGCACTACACGGGTATGACAGCAATGCGTCTAGAAGCAACTCCAGAATACGATCCCAAGTTAGTTGCCTTGTCGCTTGCGATCGCGATTGGGGCTTCTTTAGTAGCACTGCAGCTGGCATTTCGTCTGCAAAAAGCTATCACAGCTCAAGGTAGATGGCAAGTTGGTGGTGCGATTGTGATGGGTTTTGCGATCGCCGGAATGCACTACACCGCAATGGCGGCAGTCAGCTTTAAGTACAATCAACAACTGACAATTGAGAACACAGCGCAAGTTATCGACAACACGTTACTTGGGATTGCAATTGCAATAGCGACATTAGTTGTGTTGATGCTTGCACTTGTGTCTTCTACTTTCGATCAGCGACTCAGTGCAGAGACTGCGCGCGCCGAGGCATTACGTCAAAGTGAAGAACGCTTTCGTTCTTTGGTGCAAAATGCCTCTGATATCATTGCAGTGATCGCTGCGGATGGTACAGTCAATTACACCAGCGCCTCGATTAAACGGATCTTGGGCTACGAACCTGATGCGTGGTATCATACCTTTGATTTTGTCCTGCAGGAAGATCAGGCGATCGCCGAAGATCTGCTCAAAAAAGCAAAAAATTATCCAAATGTCAATATCTCCGCTGAATTTCGATTGCGCACTGCACATGAACAAGTACGAGATTTTGAAGTAATTGTCAATAATCTGTTGCACGATCCAGCAGTTGCAGGCATTGTCACAACCTACCGCGATATTACCGAACGCATACAAGCAGCAAAATTCCAGCTACAGCAAACTGAACGCGAGCTATTAGTTGCTGAGATTACACGACGCATCCGTCAGTCGTTGAATTTGGCAACAATTTTAAACACGACAGTAGCCGAAGTCCGGCAGTTTCTCCAAGTGGAGCGCGTGTTTATTTATCGCTTTGAAGCTGACTGGAGTGGCATTGTTGTGGTTGAATCTGTAGCACCCGAATGGGCTGCAATTGCAGGAAAAAACATTAAAGACACTTTTTTTAGTCATCCTGCTAATCGCGAGTTATATCGACAAGGAAGAATTCAAGTTGTAGAGGATATTTACACAGCAGGATTAAATCCTTGTCATGCAGATTTACTTGCACAGTTACAGGTGCGAGCAAACTTAGTTGTCTCCATTTTAAAAGAAGAACAACTGTGGGGATTACTAGTTGCCAATCATTGTTCAGAACCACGCCAATGGCAACCGCTTGAAATTAATCTTCTCCAGCAACTGGCAACCCAAGTGGCGATCGCCATCCAACAATCTGAACTTTATCAACAAGCGCAAACTGAACTTGCTGAACGCAAACGCGCCGAAGCTGAAATCATTCATTTAAACGCCGACTTGCAAAATCGGGCGGCGGAACTCGAAACAGCCAACAAAGAACTAGAAGCCTTTTCCTATTCGGTATCGCACGATTTACGCGCACCATTACGCGCCATCAATGGCTTTTCGCGGATTCTTTTAAAAGATTGTACGCCGCAATTAACTGCCGATGCGCAACGCTACTTGCAATTGGTACAAGCTAATGCGCAGCAAATGGGATGCTTAATTGACGATCTACTGACATTTTCACGGCTGAGTCGCGCGCCTTTAAAAAAACAACGCATTGAACCGAGTGCGATCGTGCATCAAGTACTAAAAGATTTAGCCGAACAACAAAACCGACAAGTCAAAATGACGATTGAACAGTTGCCTGTGTGTGAAGCCGATCCTGCTTTACTTAAACAAGTCTGGGTAAATTTATTATCGAATGCTTTCAAGTATACGCACAAAAATGATGTTGCGCACATCACTGTTGGTTGTCTGCAAGAAAGTGATGCATCGTCAATTCCTTCCGGACAGCATGTTTATTTTGTCAAAGACAATGGTGTCGGTTTTGATATGCAATATGCCCATAAACTTTTTGGTGTCTTTCAGCGGCTGCATCGTGCAGAAGAATACGAAGGAACAGGCGTAGGCTTAGCTATTGTACAGCGTATTATTCACCGTCATGGGGGGCGTGTTTGGGCAGCAGCAGAAGTTGATCGCGGTGCAACTTTCTACTTTACTTTGTGA
- a CDS encoding response regulator, with the protein MGGVFGQQQKLIAVQLSTLLCEAILMRDSAVEILLVEDNPCDAELTLHSLKSSHLTNHIEVVRDGAEALDFIFCTGSYAHRSMDNGPRVILLDLKLPKVDGLEVLQKIKSDPRTRVIPVVVLTSSSEERDIVESYQLGVNSYIVKPVDFEQFTEAVRQLGLYWRLLNQPPVS; encoded by the coding sequence ATGGGGGGCGTGTTTGGGCAGCAGCAGAAGTTGATCGCGGTGCAACTTTCTACTTTACTTTGTGAGGCGATATTGATGAGAGATAGTGCCGTTGAAATTTTGCTGGTTGAAGATAATCCGTGTGATGCAGAACTGACACTTCATTCACTTAAAAGTAGTCACCTCACAAATCATATCGAGGTCGTGCGAGATGGTGCAGAAGCCCTCGATTTTATATTTTGTACTGGCAGCTATGCACACCGCTCAATGGATAATGGTCCTCGGGTCATTCTTCTCGATCTTAAACTGCCAAAAGTTGATGGATTAGAAGTTCTCCAGAAAATTAAATCTGACCCCCGCACTCGCGTTATTCCTGTCGTCGTTCTCACATCTTCAAGCGAAGAGCGCGACATCGTTGAAAGTTATCAGTTAGGAGTCAATAGCTACATCGTAAAACCAGTGGACTTTGAGCAGTTCACGGAGGCTGTACGACAGTTAGGTTTGTATTGGCGGCTGCTGAATCAACCTCCGGTATCTTAA